The stretch of DNA AATATTCaaattacttttatttacaatgatAGGGCAGAATGCGGGACAGAACTATTTTGCGGTGTATGCAGAGACTTAGAGCACAGGATGTATAAATGCAGAGAAAAGGACTCGCAAGGAATGGTAAAACTGTGAATTTAGTAAAAATAGGAAGAGTAGTTAACAGAAGTGACAGCAATTGAGAGCTTGGGCTGACAAGGAAAAGAAATGCAGTAATTAATTAGTCAAGTAAACTGAAGCCATGTTTTCCTTAAATGGCTGGCAGTTGGGTCAATAGTGCAGAGTAACTTTGGCTAGTCGAGGTTGAAGTTAGTGGCAGCAGGTAATATAAACAATTGAATAGAGCGATGCCTCGTGTAAACAATTTTGTAGCAAAAAGAATCTAGTATTTATCTTTAAACAAGTCTAACGTATCCTGGCAGCGGGCAGCGTCAAGCTACGCATTTAGCTACGCGCAGCTACTAGGAGGTAATGTATGATGATTACTCGCCCTTTCATTGTATATGTTATCAATTTAAACGCTAGTAAATTCCAAATTGTTACAAACATTGTAGAAATTTCATTTTGGTTAAGATAAAAGTATTTGTTATacgttataaattatataataagttattataacGCCCTAAAATAGCACAAATCCTCAATTCGTTTGATCTAACACTTGTAAAGCTAAACATGTATTATGCTGTGGCTACACACACCAAGGCTACTTATGTGTTATTCTGACAATGAGATTGACCAATGAAAATTGGCCTCAGTCGTATGAAGACCATGACATAAATACTGGAATTTGCAGAAAGTTATTGGAGCATCGTCAGAATATTGATACTGTAACACATATAATCAACAATGTGTTGCAATAGCATCTGTGCAGCTAATTGCATATCTATCTTTTcctgaaaaaaaatttgtacgTATAAACAATACACAAATAAATGCTAACAAAATTCCAAGTTTATAACACAAATTTAACTATAGGGAAAATTATTTAACCATTAATAAAATTACCTAAAATGGCTCATACAATGTTCCAAACTATACTAGTAGCTTTCCTCCATATATCGAAAGAAAGACCTTCGACCACAAATTATTAGTCATTTGTGACAAGCCGTGTCGCCGGATGTAACTAATATgcatttaaaacaaataaaatagaatCGAGATCGTACCAGTAAACTATTTCAGTCAATAACAGGTGCAACGGTTTTACCTTTACAGACCAACAAGTTTGTTTCAAAATGATGCATCGACAACGCCATGTCGATGGTATGTATTCATACTTGCTGTCTTCAGGGAGTCGTCTCTACGGTGtgttatcatattttattaattagtaagcAAATTTTATAACTGACAAAGTTGCAAGTACTCTATTACTGATTCATGTGATCTATAAATATGGCTAAAGAAACAAAGCGTGTTACTGTAAGACCATGTTACGCCATAATTCAATGTGATCAAAGCTTTGAACTGGCCAATTTTGATTATCCATAAACAAAATAATAGACATAAGCagccaaaatattaaaattcttAGCTTTAGCCCACTTATACTAATAAAACTAACCCAAATTCTTACCTAAATTCGTATAGATAGTTGAATATGCAGCGATATTCGAGTTACAGTTGCCATCACTGTTCGAACTCTCGCATACCTCGATAAAAAGTTTTAAGCTAGAAAACATTTAGGCTTGATGGCCAATGACTTATAACATGTAAAAAGCTCCACCGCTTCAACTGATCTACAATAATTCCATGACGTCAATACTCAGGAATGATTATTCACAGCATTACCAAGAAGAGGTAGATGAAGGGTGTAAGAACGGGTGATacatgaaaggtagataagggTGAATGTACGCAGTAAGACATATGAATAGAGAAAGGAGAGAGGTGACAGACATGGGGCACGGAGACAGATAGCTGACTAAAGAAGTAAAACAACAAACCTTCTAGGACAAGCACAACTTTGTTGTCGGAAGCGCTCATTAACTCTTTCGTCATAAATCCAAAGCCCGCCGGACTGATCTTGTATCCTCCGAGCTGATTGGCGTGCCCGTCAGCTCCGTCAAACCCAGCGCTGACTAACGTGATCTGAGGCTTGAACTCTCGCACTATTGGCATCACGATTGACCTGAAACAACACAATGATGTACTGATGAAAACAAGCAGCATGATGCCTCTTCGTATGAGGAAAGTTTGGTGCTGTATCACTGTTAGGACAGTATCAAGgcaaacctttactataataagagccgtgtctgtccgtcGCCATGCTTAGAGGTTAGTAAAATCATGCATCAGACAAGGAATCAAACTCGAATAATCAGCCCGGTACACTCCCAACGGTGCCACTCGACCATCTTGCTGTAGTgcggaataattgtacacatagctattacatatgataatctctcacggCGCACTGTATTGCTGGTAAACTAGTGATAATAACATTAAAAAACTTCAGCCTCAAGAAGAGAGGCAGAATTGACTTACCTGAATGCAGCCATGTACTCTGCATCGCTCATGGGAGGCTCAAGTCCACCGTTGAATGCTATATTCACGTTGAACCCGAGACCTTGCTTGCTGCCGCAGTCTCTAAGGCTACCAGTCCCAGGGAAGAACATTCCTAGAGTATTACACATAATCAAACTATAAAAACAGGAATCTTTAAACAGAGAAATGCTTTCTCAGTAATACTGGAATTCCTAGCTCTCAGGAGTCAATGCAATGCCAACCCTACCATTGGAATGTAAACAAGCTAGGCAACTACTACAAAGGTAGTTATATGGTAAACCACTAATCTTATTTGTCGAAATGGTGCTTTTGACACGTCGCTATAAAAATGCATAAATCACACATTTAGGTGAATAATCGTTCACTATAACACCCTAATGGAACCCATGCGTGGACCGCTGCAATACTGAACCTACCATTGTCATGCCGGTGTATAGAGATATAGAGAATGCACGGATCATCATAGGTCATTTGCTGTGTGCCATTGCCATGGTGCACGTCCCAGTCTAATATCAGTATCTTACTAGCCCCCAGCTTGTGCTTGAGGTGTTTTGCAGCTATAGCGACAGCGTTGAAAAAACAGAAGCCCCTAGAAAAAGGGGAAAATGTGGAAATTATCTAAACTGACAAACCGAAAAAACAACAGATTACATTTAGCTGAGACACTAAAAACCGACAGCTATATGGAATAGGACTTACATCGCCTGCCCGCTTTCACTATGGTGACCCGGAGGACGCACTATAGCGATTCCATTTTTCAATTGCGATTCGTAAACCCTAGAAGACAATTCTATGACGCTGCCGACAGCCATTCTGGTGGCTAATGGAGAGCAGTCCTCATTCCATACTGTATCAGCATCCACCCCTATTCCTCCACAAGTCAGCCTTTGAAACCTGAGTTCTGGTAAAGTGAGGCCTACAAAGAGAGAGGTGACCATGCTAGGATATGGATAGCAGTTGCAAAGGAAAAGCCTCAATGTAAGTCTAATATGATGACCAGACAAAATTACTTGCAATTAGCCTCAACCAAACGAATCTCCTGAATTTTTCGATTTGTATGTCAGCAGAGGAGTCAACAATATTAACAGTTATTGCATGGACTGTTTCCTGTCACCCACCACTGAAATGCCCTATCATGTGGAGCACGCCTGAACACGCATATCACCAGTAGACTGCTCCGCGTGAAACAGAAAAAGGATTGCTACTCCTTGAGTTATAAAGTAGTTTTGCAGATGATAGCATGCTATTTTTATTCACAATATCGATGCAAAGAAAAGGTTACCAGTCATCAAAAGAAATAGCAAAAGTAATGATGCTATGTTATTGCAATAAAAAGCATGCTCCGGTATATTTCATCTGATTATTCAACTTTTATAGTAATGATATTTCTATGACTCCCACAACTTGCCTACAAACTGTGGTCCCATTCAAGAAAGTTTTTTTAAGAACAGAAAAACCGCATACCTTGTAACAACCGCGTAGACAATCTTAAAGTACAAGATTGTGTTTTGGTAATTTTACACCTTGTCAATGGAGAGCCTAAACAAACTTAATATTACTGAACAGACAACTACCTGCTCTAATATGGCAATGAACTTTTACTACGTGATCAACCGACTGTTACTGGATGTCAACCGACTGCCATTCCACAGTATGTCAACTAATTGATGTTGCGTGTCAACTGACTATCATTGCATGTCAACTAACTGCCATTGCATGTCAACTAACCACCATTGCAAGTCAACCGACTGCTACTGCATGTCAACTCACTACCTTTGTATACCAACAAAAAATGCCTTTATGCCATTATTGAATGAGGATTGCCACTGCAAATCAACTTGCTGTTGTCAAATGTCAACCAACAGCTTTTGAATATCAACTCATCCCTACTAAAAGACAAGCAATTTTGCCTGCGTGTTATTCGACATGTGTACCAAAAGGTGTAGCGATCTCACCTAGTTTTTGTCGATTCTGAGAATTGACTCCAAAAAAGATGGAGTAGCTCTCCGTGTGACACAACTGCAGCTGCTCTATCGTAGCTTTTTTGAATTCAACTCTTCGGCAGCGATCAGCGAGTCCAGAAGACTTAAGTCTGTTCCAAATACTCTACAAATGATAAATTTGTCAAAATTTTAGGTTGACTACGGAAAAAGTAGATACATTCCAACTCTCATACCACAAAAATTTCAATGAAAGGCAAGTAATTGTTCAATGAATTAGACTATGCAAGAGAAATTATTAACAAACATACAAGAAGTATAGAAGCAAGTACAGAAGCACTACCCTTCTTAAAGATTAAAAAAGGAAACCTTTCAAGAGATAGAAAATGAAACTGATAAAAAGTGACCAATAGGATGATAGTCCAACCTGTATTCTGCTGGGATTTTCCAAATGGACTGCGTTGTCCTGACACGGGCAATGATGCCTGAGCATGGATTCATCATAAACAACCCCTGTGGAGCTGCGATCATCCACAGACACTTTGGTGGCCAGGTCGATAGGAGCTTCCGTGAGAGGGTTCTCCATAGATGGCAGAGAGCCAAAGGCAACCAGAGGGCTCGAATTTGTACGAGAGAGAAAGCGCAGCGGAAATCTTTTTGACGAATTATATGGCGTGGAGAGATCAAGGCCTGCAACATATGCACAGCAGATAAGAACTCTAATCCAATAAAACCTAACACTACGGAGAAATAGTTGAAACAATGTATCATAACATGGCACTCCTAGCGATATAGACACACCATGATGCACCTGCCCTTTCCCTATGGAGTCGCCATCTCTCGCCCACACAACTAATAAGACGTTAATTGGAATTGCTAGTAGAATCTATGAAAAGTGAAGACCATCATAATTAAGGTCCCTTACCGTCATTGACTGATGCATTGGCCTTGGCAGCAAGAGCCGCAGCATAGATGGAGCCATGAGATGAATGAACTGATTTTTGTTGAGATTcaaagttatcttctcttgacTCTTGCATTTCCTTAAATAGGAACACATACACGTATCTACTAGAAAATATAAATCGTAAGCAGCAACAGGGTGTATCCTGGGACTAGTGCTGGTTGAGCCAGGGCTATTTTTGTCAATTGATATGAAAGTGGAATAAAGCGAGCCTAACGTCAGAGCTGCAGTTAAATGCTAACGAATGGATAAGTTTTGTATAATCATGTTAAACAGAATAACATCTGCTCTGATAGGTACTAGAAATATCTTAACTCGCCTAATAGAGGGACACGATCCCTTGGTCTATTATTAAATACCGCCGAGCATTCTACGACCAGCTGAGTGCGAGGCATCTCCTTGGCGATCGATCCAACTGATAGGGATAATTGATAGACTTGCGCAAGAGGGAATATTACAGATATCGTTAAATTTAGCTCATTACCAGCCATGAGCCATACTTTACATAACTGATTATAAACTGCTGCCAAAAGCTCCAGCAGTTGCTGCTCGTAAGAAATGCCACCAGGTCATAGAAAACTTGTAAAGAATGACCTCCGCTAACATGAGGCATGCTTACAGCTGGCATTGAGAAATACTCACTAATAACAGTCCAATGGTTCGTAACCTAGGGGTTTGGTGTCTAATGCTGTCCCATCTATCATACTACTAACGTCATGCTGACGACATATGTAAGGCTAGCAAACTCAGTCTTCCAATTGCTAAACAGGACAGCAGTAAAAACTAGATTGCACAAACAGCAGACACAAACTTAATGGCTGTCGCAGCATTGTTTCTCAGGCATCGTCAAACTGCAGGAATCATGGCTTTTTTGGGAACGTGAAGGATAAAACTGAGGTCTTTAATATGTACAAGTGATAGGAAAAGTCGCTCACATTCAATCTAATGCGGCGGTCGACTTTTAACTTTAATATCACTCATTTTGCCacataattattttacaatgttataccacaacaatatttatttgataATTAAAAGTCATGCTAAACACTCACACGTTATCATTTTATAAACCATATGGAAACGAAAAAAGGGGAAAgcgtttaaataaaattttgtaaataacttTCCTTATCGAGAAACAGTAAACACAAAATGTGTAGAACATAATAGTACAACCTATTTTATCATCCGGACAgcagtaaataaaaacaatgactCCAAAATCACAGAAAAAAAGATCGAGTTTGGAAGGTCCTAAGGTTCCTCTTGTTCAACTTTAACAGTGACTCATTAAACCTCGCTTAACATACGCTCTACTGACTGTAGGTACGTCCAGTAAACGTTTAACAACGaccataaaacaatttttacaatCCATAAAAATGTGGAAAAAATAACCTTTAAAGTTTTTGGTTCACCTTCAGAGCTCTTTTGCTTACATAGACTATATGTAAACAAAAGAATGCGGGTAGCATTGCGGGAGCAGACAACTGAAAAGAATAGATTTGAAGAGTCTGTTGTACCTCATCAGTACTTATTTTCAGCTAGACTATTAGTCCTTCTGACTTGAAGATGACtgcacaaaatgttagtagattttatcagaaagtatcggtatttttctgttatttgcgattgtttttttatgtttgaggtgatctgactgccaggatgtttgagactaaaattgacaaaacttcatcgcggttaaaatgcttaaaaaGAAAACACATGAAAAAAGGGACCTCTAGTTGTTaacattgctatagttgatattgactATTGCGATCAAGTTGCAGCTTTACGCGTGTCTAACGcgtattctgtcggtctctttgcaattatacaTCGCTTGATCTGATCAAACTTTGTTTATTATAAAGATAAAAGAATATATGATAAAAGaacaccgatactttctgataaaatctactaaaattttgtgcaagttcatctctaAATGAGTTTAATCGCTCAGCTGAGGCTGCCATAGAAATATTCACATTTGTTTTACTGAGATTAACAGTTAAGATGATAGCTGCGCTATGAGCTAAGATAGTGGGAAGTAAATTTTCTGAAAGATTTTGTCATTTGTGATACTTCGAAGTCTATGGATGCCTTTACGCACCTCATGTTTGACGAATTTCTCAGGTAAACGGCAAAACTTTAGAATATTCTTGACAAGCAACTATTGTTCTTTAGGCAGTGAGCTACGATTGCCTACTAGAAATGAAAGCCAGGTATTTAAGGTCTTGAATGATTGTGTTTGCATTTACTTGCTAGCAAGGAACTCTGCTAGCAAGTAATTTTACTAGCAGAATTACTTGCTAGCAAGGAACTCTGCTAGCAAGGAACTCTTAGGAATGCCACTCCTGGAAACAGTTAAAACAGTCAATAAAGGCCTGTTAGCAAACCTCTGATCTACTTACAGTTTCAGCATACCATTTAAGATAGATTTGAGATAGGTACACTACCGCTAGATATTTGTGGATGACAAGACAGAAgcaagatcttgaggcaagccTCAGGTTATAATTATAATAGAGAACAGTTCCTACTCATAGACACGGTGAGTTCTTCAAACATGGAATGGCAACCTAATAAATATGATTCCTTGAACGAAGAGCAACATGACTGACCAATTGTGTTGCGTAAATGCACATTTACCCTATAAAATACAGCATGCTATGACAATGTTCGCAATACCAGATACCGCATGTAGTAGGCTTGCGTGAGAAGCAGGCACACAACCAAAAGTACTGTCCAGCTGTATATATGTGGTACACTACACGCGTAACGAATGCCTGAAACAAACATTCATAGAATCCTAGGAATGGAATTCCCGAGTTCTTCCGACACTCCAAGGCAGGTGCTTAATCGTGGAAACAATCAGTTGCTGTCACCTAGTGATGATAATGGGCCGAAATTCCACGCTCACACATCAAATTTAGGCTATTTCCTTGTCTGACAATTTTAAATTTGGTGATGGCGAGAGCTGGTGTCAGACACACCTGGTATcctgcccccccccccccccccgttaCAGATACTTCTGTCGGAGTTAGTTGAGATGAAGATTAAATATGGGGTTTATTATTGCAAATAATTGCACATTCACCGTAAAACTATTCTATCCTATAAAAAGTGGCTAAAGAGAAATGAAAGGTTTTACATCAGTGCCTCCTACAAGCAGATATTGTCTTTTCTATTCAATCGATCAAGTGACATTTCTAAAAACAATGCCGATAAAGGGGTTTGCTAAATTAATCCAGTGTTCATTGCAGCTGTACTAATATGGATGTCTACTAAATGACTTGCTGGTGAGTCTCCTAAGTGAGCAATGGTTTGTATCAACATACGATTGACGCGATGTCCTTTGTATAACCCCAGCTTGTCTCTAAGGATTATAAAAACCTCCCATGTTATTAACGTTGTTTAAATCTGTCTAATATAATGCACCTGTTTTATTTCTAGGTGTAACTACCTGTACTatttactaaaaaataaaatgaatcaaAATTCCTGTGAAAGGTATTCTGGTGAGAACACATGACCcaacatagcacagtttcaacAAACGTGGCCAGCCGATATTGATAggatataaatatacatgtagaggtTCCACTGCGCATGTATACTATAGTAGTATAGTAGTTAAATCTCACCTGCAGAAGTCTTGCCTCGGACTCCTCATCCACCTGCTCCATGTGGTTCTTACTAGAGCTGCGTTGCAGCAGCGTCTGTCTGAGCACCTGTTATCAAATGCCAGAATTAACGAATAGTCATATGCAACCGCTAGAAATCTGCATAGCGTCAGATAGATAACGGCAGCAAAGAAATATGCTGCCGCTCTAGCCTCTCGGCACTTTCGAAGTTACCCTTACAAGCAAGATAAAACAGCTAGTATTTGAGATAACACAAGTTGCCATCAATGACAACTTTTACATTGGTACGGTCAGATGTGAGCTACCTTGGCACAAGCCACCGAACATACCACGTAAACAAAGAGTTACCAGGAGTTACTAGTTCAACTACTGCACCAGTGTGATCAACATACGCACCCCTAAAACTTGCTtcttctgatgctgtttgctgATCTGGTCCTGATGCTGTTTGACTAGTTCCTGTTGCTCGAGGAGCGCTTGCTGCTGTGGGAGAAGGAGATTCGCTGCCACAGAGGTCATTACTGGCAGCGGTGCTGACTGAGTCCTTGACAACGGCTTTTGATGTCGAATATGTCTCTGAGCATTCTACAAAATTATACGCTATTGGTGTATGAAGTCGGGGACCTACACATACTTACATAAGCTGCTACAAACTAAAGATAGTTCCACAGGCTATTGTTTTGGTCCACAAATGCCCATAACAGGTCATGCGGCGATGTGTTTGTAGTTACACAGACCTTTCCCACGTGTTTCATATGTGCAATTCCTCTTGCAGTCTAGGGTGAGTGAGAAAAGGCCAGATGTGCCAATCAAGCACTGTGAATAATTAATTATCTACACAACTTTACTTAAAAACATGGGTGGTTGATCGGCACCGGTGCTAGAGTGTTAGTCTACTGAGCTGAGTGctacgagttcaaatcctgctGAGAGCAGgatcttttatcctaactttTAACATTGGCATAAAACAGACGCACAGACGGAGCTCTTATTACAGCACGGATTCAGTATGATTATTGACACCTGCgcaagctttttattggctgcGAAAGGCTGGAGTCCGACATCATTATTGGtgatcatttattttatttgtccCAAAAAGAACTATTTTCTTCACCAGTTTTTCTTGCCAGCCGACGCgggtcaacaacacaactaGCCAATAAGGTGGGATTCATCCAAAAGTGTTCTAAGCGAACATTAATATATGGAACATCGAGCCGAGATGATCGAAATCGTGTGCTGAACACTACTGATGCAAATATACTTATGTATGTAGCCAGCCCTGTGTTGAGAGCCAGCCAGTTTATAGAGAGAGCCAAGCCAGTGCTTTCCACCTTTACGGAATTAGTTTTATCAACTCAGTCAACTGCTTGCATTGATGTATTCCAACACGATATGAAGTTAgttattcaaaaataaaaactagagGCACAACAGCAGCACGCTCATCAGCGTGACCAGAACCTTTGCATGATTGCCAGATAATTAGCTATAAAATTTACGGGAAGTAAAATTTTAAGTATGCAAGGGAATGTTGGCAAACAAAGCGAATCCATCAATCAGTTTGCGGGATCACAAGAACTTCTGGCTGGAATCCTTGAGGTACCCACAAGCAAATACAACAAAACATGagctaaaataaaatagaaagaACAAGAATGTGTTCGCTGCCTGCCTACCATACCTGCTGGCTACTTACTAATGTCTGCGGGTCAATCGTTGCGTTTAGATTAGGAGCTTTACTAAGGTAGGGGTGCGCTAGACGCCTCGCATCATGCATGGCTGTCAAAGCGCCTAGGCTATGCACATACTCTTCTTCTGTAATCCCTGTAAGACAGCAGCGATAAGTCAGCAATCTGCGATACAAGCGTAAGGCTAAATCTGGCAACAGACCTGAGCCATTCCGAAGCGCAACTATTGATCAGTATGTAAAGAATCAAGTAGATTTCTTTATGATCTTGATGAATGACAAATTGTTACAAAATGAAACAGCGGTTTTGATGAATACATGCCATGCCCTGCCTACGGAATCCAAATCCCAAATCTGTAGAATGTATACCAACTGATATTACCAAACCAGTAACGCTATATCTAatgcataataaaatatacattattatattatgtattatattattgcatatatatttgcaatatatatatatatttgcaatatatatatatatatattgcaaagAGATACGCTTCTtttgcaatatatatacatgtatatatattgcgaAAGAAGCAAACTAAATGATACAGGTTAAAATGTCTGCTAGGACATTATACAATTTAAAGATTGATAAAATAGTCACAAATAATATGCTCaaaattttttctacaaattgaatGATTCCATTACAAACATATAAAACAACAGTTTAAAAATTCAATGTAATCTAGCCTGCCAACCTTTGTAGTTACTCTTTAAAACAAGATAAAGCCGTAAATGGTTGAGATAATACCAGTAACCATCTATGACAATTCTTATACGGTACGCTCATGGTTGAGCTACCTTTGCACGAGCCACTGAACAAACCATGTACAAATAAAGGATTTCAGTGACGTTACTAGAGCGTCACTAAGTCGCTAGTCCAACCACTAAGGTAGGACTAGTTGTCAAAGGCTTGCCCAAAGTAACCGAAACTGTGGTgccaaattaaacaaattacacatataaaCGACACACATCGACCATCAAACACAAAATCTTCCATATATTTAAACAAATCAAAGGAGATCTCTTTAAAAAGAAAATCAGTCGTTCAAACTTGCATTACATAAGTGATGTGGTGAGAGTAATAGGACAAGGGTTATATAGGGAATGAGAAACACTTGATCAGCAAAGCTCAGTCGAAACTTTCCAAAGAAATTGAGAAAGTTGAGGGTGAGTATTAATTGTGCTGCATGAGTTGAAGGTAGTATTAGAAGAGACCTTGACACACGACGACTGCCCTTGACACATTCAGTCGCTGCGCTAGACTCACAAAGTATGTTCTATATTGTACAAGTTGCAACAGGTTACTAATTGATTACTAGCCGAATGGTATTTATGTAAACAAAAGAAGCAGGGTTTTTTCCATTACATCAAAGTCAGTCGCCAGACATCCATTACTTGAAAAACTGATAGGAAGGAGAAGGGGCCAACGAATCACTATTTATCGGTGTAAACAATTGTAATGGGCTGGCTGGGCATAGATATGAGTCATTGTAAGGCCTACAGTGTTATGTTTCCTAGTGACAGCACTTGAAACAGTTATAGACTGTGgtttatagttatagttaatGACTCGATAGTTATAGACTGTGGCCTGATTGTCTGCATACGATGAGTCAAACCAATGGTTTCTTCACAAGGCTTCATATGGGCTACTTTACTAATAGCTAACCCAGTTGTACACCAAccaatacataatatatattattaacatttcaataattattttctatatttatattatatgtatacgATATTTAGTGCAGTGTAACTAAGGTCTTTATTATTAGCTATAAAATACTAAGTGTTGACAACTCCAACAGAATTTACGCATGAGATATACAAGAGATAGAAGCTGCCTGAATGGACAAGTTTAATAAAAACGCAAAAGCCACCTAAAATTTTGCTTAATTCTCAGACCTCTCTTAAGCTCTTGAGTGATTTACAGGTGTATTGCAGCAAGATAAATCATTGTTACAGAGATCGTTCAGGGTAGGGTGTACCTAGATTGGAGTGCTGCAGATATCAGCCCATGTGAGAAAACAAGTTTTCAGGAACACCAGCTAAACGGCACTTGAAAAGGAGCGCCACAAGTGGGTCTCTATAGGTAAGAAAAGAACAGTTTAGTGGGCcactgatttttaaaatatgaggCAGTTTTTACGATTAGCCTACAGAGAAAATATCCTTAGTCTAATGGGCTAAATATTTTACTGGGGTACATATATAACATGCTTCATGGTAATGACAATGTCATACACATAATTTCCATAAAACCTCACGATGAACGGCTATTGTGATATAGTGTAGTAATAAAGAATATAGTTACTCGGTGCAAATTTACTTAAGTAACTTAAAAATGTTGTTCCTATGTGAGATACATAGGCAGTActtgtaataaattttatcgTTAAACTTAGatgaaacaataattttaatcaGTTTGAGGGTGGAGTTAAGATGTTACCATAGAAAGATTAAATAACTCAACTATAAGTCTTCTAATTATAAGTTCAAAGTATAATCTATAGAATACTTCAGCATCACTATACGgtgaaaatattgtaaaaatattgatcaattttaaaacaaattatagaAACTTGCATGTAGCAGTGTACAAAAAATTAgaatgaaaaagtaaaactaaaaatttatatgTCTTTTTATGAATACTTAGGCAAAATTCGgacataaatttttaataaattcattttcaattttacaaaatttcaatatgaatttttaatgttttcaatTATCATTCAGTTAATTCAATTAAGCATTGCATCACAAATGGTGTTCAAAGCAACTACCTGACATTTTATTAGCTTACAGAAATCGTCGTAAAACATACCGACTCCTAACCTAATGCACTTGCGACGTgaatagttttattacaaattgCAGAGATCGATTTTTGCTAATTTTGTGGAT from Watersipora subatra chromosome 2, tzWatSuba1.1, whole genome shotgun sequence encodes:
- the LOC137388608 gene encoding histone deacetylase 5-like isoform X2, coding for MSDTQKSPNNGLSDADILSSAESSNGRLLAGLSRSNMEINTASSRAADLTASLRSSADKGLVDGKLFSSANPYFPGVMPAAPLPLVNPNTELMNQQLLKQMRMLSFYQSHIYQVQQKKFESDRLQQSIWEQERLKEDQRMEVQKLSMIKQKPKEQESAIASDEVKLHLRTALMNKLRRNVPNQSQGDISETGNHSWQRSQSSTSPPPSALGSSMSPPTSYHNMGGVHNSSRVQDVEFPIRKTASEPNLKVKSMLKQKLGHERRNSPMMARRRPLDVSYGNQLPESINGLDPLSVSPPINLGSTPAISAEVHKAATKRSFEEALANRPSVIPDSLYISMPNISTRTSQPNKPMTDAELRASQASSYGLPLAGHLYPSAFQRSIPGITEEEYVHSLGALTAMHDARRLAHPYLSKAPNLNATIDPQTLNAQRHIRHQKPLSRTQSAPLPVMTSVAANLLLPQQQALLEQQELVKQHQDQISKQHQKKQVLGVLRQTLLQRSSSKNHMEQVDEESEARLLQEMQESREDNFESQQKSVHSSHGSIYAAALAAKANASVNDGLDLSTPYNSSKRFPLRFLSRTNSSPLVAFGSLPSMENPLTEAPIDLATKVSVDDRSSTGVVYDESMLRHHCPCQDNAVHLENPSRIQSIWNRLKSSGLADRCRRVEFKKATIEQLQLCHTESYSIFFGVNSQNRQKLGLTLPELRFQRLTCGGIGVDADTVWNEDCSPLATRMAVGSVIELSSRVYESQLKNGIAIVRPPGHHSESGQAMGFCFFNAVAIAAKHLKHKLGASKILILDWDVHHGNGTQQMTYDDPCILYISIHRHDNGMFFPGTGSLRDCGSKQGLGFNVNIAFNGGLEPPMSDAEYMAAFRSIVMPIVREFKPQITLVSAGFDGADGHANQLGGYKISPAGFGFMTKELMSASDNKVVLVLEGGYNLSSICDASEMCTRALLGESVPLPNQEEVMRPPCKNAVETLEECSRIQTQFWPMVAEHKDKIVMSFVDSLRLAKPTLDSSTSSSKSIDKDDEPIIVTEPMEES
- the LOC137388608 gene encoding histone deacetylase 5-like isoform X1 codes for the protein MSDTQKSPNNGLSDADILSSAESSNGRLLAGLSRSNMEINTASSRAADLTASLRSSADKGLVDGKLFSSANPYFPGVMPAAPLPLVNPNTELMNQQLLKQMRMLSFYQSHIYQVQQKKFESDRLQQSIWEQERLKEDQRMEVQKLSMIKQKPKEQESAIASDEVKLHLRTALMNKLRRNVPNQSQGDISETGNHSWQRSQSSTSPPPSALGSSMSPPTSYHNMGGVHNSSRVQDVEFPIRKTASEPNLKVKSMLKQKLGHERRNSPMMARRRPLDVSYGNQLPESINGLDPLSVSPPINLGSTPAISAEVHKAATKRSFEEALANRPSVIPDSLYISMPNISTRTSQPNKPMTDAELRASQASSYGLPLAGHLYPSAFQRSIPGITEEEYVHSLGALTAMHDARRLAHPYLSKAPNLNATIDPQTLVSSQQNAQRHIRHQKPLSRTQSAPLPVMTSVAANLLLPQQQALLEQQELVKQHQDQISKQHQKKQVLGVLRQTLLQRSSSKNHMEQVDEESEARLLQEMQESREDNFESQQKSVHSSHGSIYAAALAAKANASVNDGLDLSTPYNSSKRFPLRFLSRTNSSPLVAFGSLPSMENPLTEAPIDLATKVSVDDRSSTGVVYDESMLRHHCPCQDNAVHLENPSRIQSIWNRLKSSGLADRCRRVEFKKATIEQLQLCHTESYSIFFGVNSQNRQKLGLTLPELRFQRLTCGGIGVDADTVWNEDCSPLATRMAVGSVIELSSRVYESQLKNGIAIVRPPGHHSESGQAMGFCFFNAVAIAAKHLKHKLGASKILILDWDVHHGNGTQQMTYDDPCILYISIHRHDNGMFFPGTGSLRDCGSKQGLGFNVNIAFNGGLEPPMSDAEYMAAFRSIVMPIVREFKPQITLVSAGFDGADGHANQLGGYKISPAGFGFMTKELMSASDNKVVLVLEGGYNLSSICDASEMCTRALLGESVPLPNQEEVMRPPCKNAVETLEECSRIQTQFWPMVAEHKDKIVMSFVDSLRLAKPTLDSSTSSSKSIDKDDEPIIVTEPMEES